The Flavobacterium johnsoniae genomic sequence ACTTCAAATTGCTCTCTCGCTTTTTTGTTAACGTGCGGAGAACGCAATACAGTGAAAAGTTTTTTGTGAGTTGGCAACGGAATTGGACCTGTCACAACTGCTCCAGTAGTTTTTACTGTTTTTACGATCTTTTCAGCAGATTTATCTACCAACATGTGATCGTAAGATTTTAGTTTTATTCTGATTTTTTGACTCATTTTCTTAAAATTAAGCGTTACCTTTTGCTTTTTTGATTACCTCTTCTGAAATATTAGAAGGTGTTTCTGCATAGTGAGAAAACTCCATTGTTGAAGTTGCTCTACCAGAAGACAATGTTCTTAATGTAGTAACATAACCAAACATTTCTGATAAAGGCACGTCAGCTTTAATAGTTTTAGCACCATTTCTGTCACCCATATCATTAACCTGACCTCTACGACGGTTCAAGTCACCTACGATATCACCCATGTTTTCTTCAGGAGTAATAACTTCGATTTTCATGATAGGCTCAAGAATAACAGCTCCAGCAGCACGTCCTGACTCTTTATAACCCATTCTAGCAGCTAATTCAAAAGAAAGAGCATCAGAATCCACAGGGTGGAAAGATCCGTCTAATAAAGTCACTTTTAAACTATCAACAGCATATCCAGCTAATGGACCTGTTTTCATAGCTTCACGGAAACCTTTTTCAACAGCAGGGATATATTCCTTAGGAACGTTACCACCTTTTACCTCATTCACAAACTGTAATCCTACAGGAACTTTACCATCAACTTCATCAGCAGGCTCGATTCTAAATACGATATCACCGAATTTACCACGACCTCCAGATTGTTTTTTGTAAGTTTCTCTATGTTGAGCAGATCTTGTAAACGCTTCTTTATATTCTACTTGAGGCTCACCTTGATTAACCTCTACTTTAAACTCACGTTTCATACGATCAACTAAGATATCTAAGTGAAGCTCACCCATACCAGAAATAATAGTTTGACCAGAAGCCTCATCAGTTCTAACAGTAAATGTCGGATCTTCCTCAGCTAATTTAGCTAAAGCCATACCCATTTTATCAACGTCAGCTTTAGTTTTAGGCTCAATAGCAATACCAATTACCGGCTCTGGGAATTTCATAGATTCCAAAATAATTGGATTCTTTTCATCACACAAAGTATCTCCAGTTTTAATATCTTTAAATCCTACAGCAGCTCCAATATCTCCAGCCTCAATAAATTCGATTGGATTTTGTTTGTTAGCGTGCATTTGGTAGATACGAGAAATTCTCTCTTTGTTACCAGAACGAGTATTTAAAACATAAGAACCAGCATCTAAACGTCCAGAGTAAGCACGGAAGAAAGCCAAACGACCTACGAATGGGTCAGTAGCAATTTTAAACGCTAAAGCAGCAAACGGCTCTTTTACATCTGGGCGACGTAAGATTTTAGTTTGATCTTCTTCTAATAATTCAGCATCATCAGGGTGAATTCCTTCAATACCTTCTTTATCCAATGGAGATGGTAAATACTTACAAACAGCATCTAACATAAATTGAACTCCTTTGTTTTTAAAAGAAGAACCAGCAAGCATAGGAATGATTGCCATATCGATAGTAGCTGCTCTTAATGCATTGTTGATTTCGTCCTCTGTAATAGAGTTTTCATCTTCCATGTATTTATCTAAAAGATTCTCATCATAAGTTGCAATCTCTTCGATAAGGATAGAACGGTAGTGTTTTACATCATCAACCATATCAGCAGGGATATCAACGATATCAAAAGTAGCTCCTTGAGTTTCATCATGCCATACAATAGCTTGATTTTTCACCAAGTCAACAATACCTTTAAAATCTGCTTCATCACCAATAGGCAAAGTAATTGCAACCGCATTCGATTTCAACATATCTTTAACCTGTCCGCATACAGCTAAAAAGTTAGCACCTTGACGGTCCATTTTGTTTACGAATCCCATACGAGGAACTCTATATTGATCAGCAAGTCTCCAGTTAGTTTCTGATTGAGGCTCAACACCATCAACAGCACTAAACAAGAAAACCAAACCATCAAGTACACGCAGAGAACGGTTTACCTCTACAGTAAAGTCAACGTGTC encodes the following:
- the fusA gene encoding elongation factor G — its product is MARDLKYTRNIGIAAHIDAGKTTTTERILFYTGKSHKIGEVHDGAATMDWMAQEQERGITITSAATTCTWNFPTEQGKVLPESLPYHFNIIDTPGHVDFTVEVNRSLRVLDGLVFLFSAVDGVEPQSETNWRLADQYRVPRMGFVNKMDRQGANFLAVCGQVKDMLKSNAVAITLPIGDEADFKGIVDLVKNQAIVWHDETQGATFDIVDIPADMVDDVKHYRSILIEEIATYDENLLDKYMEDENSITEDEINNALRAATIDMAIIPMLAGSSFKNKGVQFMLDAVCKYLPSPLDKEGIEGIHPDDAELLEEDQTKILRRPDVKEPFAALAFKIATDPFVGRLAFFRAYSGRLDAGSYVLNTRSGNKERISRIYQMHANKQNPIEFIEAGDIGAAVGFKDIKTGDTLCDEKNPIILESMKFPEPVIGIAIEPKTKADVDKMGMALAKLAEEDPTFTVRTDEASGQTIISGMGELHLDILVDRMKREFKVEVNQGEPQVEYKEAFTRSAQHRETYKKQSGGRGKFGDIVFRIEPADEVDGKVPVGLQFVNEVKGGNVPKEYIPAVEKGFREAMKTGPLAGYAVDSLKVTLLDGSFHPVDSDALSFELAARMGYKESGRAAGAVILEPIMKIEVITPEENMGDIVGDLNRRRGQVNDMGDRNGAKTIKADVPLSEMFGYVTTLRTLSSGRATSTMEFSHYAETPSNISEEVIKKAKGNA
- the rpsJ gene encoding 30S ribosomal protein S10 → MSQKIRIKLKSYDHMLVDKSAEKIVKTVKTTGAVVTGPIPLPTHKKLFTVLRSPHVNKKAREQFEVMSYKRLIDIYSSSSKTIDALMKLELPSGVEVEIKV